The region CGCATATGAAAGAAAGGTAACCGGCTAGAGGACTATATCAAGCAACAATTAGCTTCTAGTTAGGGACCGAGTCATCAGAAACCTACACCAGCGTGATAGCCAGAATGATAATGATCGCGCCCAGTGCCTTGCTGCTCGTCGAAGTCGCCCCCATGGTCCCCATGATTGTGATAATAAACAGCGCAAACCAGAACACTGTATCAATTACATTCAAAGTGATATTGACCTTGGTGTTTGCCCATCGCTTGAGTCGATTAATGTGGCCCGTCGTGACTTGGTATGCCATGAAAAGGGCGGATTTTACACACTATTCGACACGTCTGTTAGCAATGGATTCATTATATAGAAAAGCATGGAAAGGTTGCTAACCACTGCAATTCCCCATGTATTTGTTCTCCCCCTCGGAGTCCCGCCGTCGGCTATGCGGGCAATGGCTAGGATGAAGGTTATCAAGACTAGAAATCCGATCGCAATGTGCAGTTTGAACTTCCGTCTCGGAATACGCTCGGGTGGGGCATTCAGTTTCTGGAGGATATTCATCTTGATGCTGAGGAATGTGTGAAGTTTGATTTGAGCAATGGATAGTCAGAGGATGTAGTTGTATAACTGACAGGACTCTTGTTGAGGAGCAATATGTATTTATGCTAACAGATCCAGGAATATAAGACATGGAAATATGCTGCCTACATCAATTTCGCCTTGTAGTCCGAAAAGTGAGGATATCTATTAATACCTAATCTTGTGTGCTCGGGTTCGGGTTCGTATGGCTGTCCCAATGCGGTTATCTATACAGACGGGCAGATCGATCAAGATTTGGCTTCCTAGGCAACAGTCAAGCGTGCCAATGGCAAACAAGAATTGCCACGTCCTAGGGTTTCCTCTTGTTCCAGTGTTGGCACCCCAATTGAGGATTAACGCCGGTTCCTTTCAATCTACATTTGCCAAGATGCAGTATCTAACTCCGTAACTATTGCATTTTTAATTATGAGGGACCATGAAGTATAACCCAGAAATAcaagtataatttttatagagaCCTGCCAACTCCAAAAACCTCAGCAACTGGCCACTCAATATGCGGCCTCCAAGGATCATCCAGCAGTGGAATAATGTCCTCCAACACAGCTCTGCCCCAGCACTGTAAAAAAGCGTTACCCCTGGCCATATG is a window of Aspergillus puulaauensis MK2 DNA, chromosome 4, nearly complete sequence DNA encoding:
- a CDS encoding uncharacterized protein (COG:S;~EggNog:ENOG410Q02K;~TransMembrane:4 (i21-41o53-75i87-108o114-130i)), whose product is MNILQKLNAPPERIPRRKFKLHIAIGFLVLITFILAIARIADGGTPRGRTNTWGIAVCVKSALFMAYQVTTGHINRLKRWANTKVNITLNVIDTVFWFALFIITIMGTMGATSTSSKALGAIIIILAITLV